Proteins co-encoded in one Haladaptatus sp. ZSTT2 genomic window:
- the gyrB gene encoding DNA topoisomerase (ATP-hydrolyzing) subunit B encodes MSDEGEYGAGQIQVLEGLEAVQKRPAMYIGSTDARGLHHLVYEVVDNSIDEALAGYCDTIEVTIHEDNSVSVSDDGRGIPVDTHAEYDRPALEVIMTVLHAGGKFDNKSYQVSGGLHGVGVSVVNALSQVLEVEVKRDGAVWNQRYERGKPVTDLERVREMNPDEETGTTIHFWPDTEIFETGEYNYSTLENRLRELAFLNSGVTITLTDERKDGRSETFMFEGGIREFVEFLNETKTNLHNDVIYYADEQDGIHVEIAVQGTEELQESIHAFANNINTREGGTHLTGFKTALTRVVNDYATKNNLISDLDNNLKGSDIREGITAVISVKHPDPQFEGQTKTKLGNSEVRGIVESITHTQLSTFFEENPDTAQAIVMKAVEAAKARMAAKKAEELTRRKNALGSGSLPGKLADCQTRDPKKSELFVVEGDSAGGSAKQGRNPEFQAILPLRGKIINVEKHRLDRILENNEIRALITAIGTGIGDEFDIEDARYHKIVMMTDADVDGAHIRTLLLTFLYRHMRPLLEAGYVYAAQPPLYRIRYKGETYDVMTEAEREKVVEEKCNGKAENVQRFKGLGEMNPEQLWQTTMNPENRILKRITIEDAAAADRMFSVLMGDSVGPRKKFIQDHAKNAEWVDI; translated from the coding sequence ATGTCCGATGAAGGCGAGTATGGCGCTGGCCAGATTCAAGTCCTCGAAGGGCTCGAAGCCGTTCAAAAACGGCCAGCGATGTACATCGGTTCGACAGATGCCCGTGGGTTACACCACCTGGTCTATGAAGTCGTGGATAACTCCATCGACGAAGCGTTGGCCGGGTACTGTGACACCATCGAAGTCACCATCCACGAAGACAACTCGGTGAGCGTCTCAGACGACGGGCGCGGGATTCCGGTCGACACGCACGCGGAGTACGACCGCCCGGCGCTCGAAGTCATCATGACGGTGCTCCACGCGGGTGGGAAGTTCGACAACAAATCCTACCAGGTGTCCGGTGGCCTCCACGGCGTCGGCGTGAGCGTTGTCAACGCGCTCTCACAAGTCCTCGAAGTCGAGGTCAAACGCGACGGCGCGGTCTGGAACCAGCGCTACGAGCGCGGCAAGCCCGTCACTGACCTCGAACGAGTTCGTGAGATGAACCCTGATGAGGAGACGGGAACGACCATCCACTTCTGGCCGGACACCGAGATTTTCGAGACGGGCGAGTACAACTACTCGACGCTCGAAAACCGGCTTCGTGAGCTCGCGTTCCTCAACTCCGGGGTCACGATTACGCTCACAGACGAGCGAAAAGACGGCCGCTCTGAGACGTTCATGTTCGAAGGCGGCATCCGCGAGTTCGTCGAGTTCTTAAACGAGACGAAAACCAACCTCCACAACGACGTCATCTACTACGCCGACGAACAGGACGGCATCCACGTCGAAATCGCCGTCCAAGGCACGGAGGAACTCCAGGAGTCCATCCACGCCTTTGCCAACAACATCAACACCCGCGAGGGCGGTACCCACCTCACTGGCTTTAAAACCGCCCTCACGCGCGTCGTCAACGACTACGCGACGAAAAACAACCTCATCTCCGACCTCGACAACAATCTGAAAGGCAGTGACATCCGTGAGGGTATCACCGCCGTCATCAGCGTCAAACACCCCGACCCGCAGTTCGAGGGGCAGACGAAGACGAAACTCGGCAACAGCGAGGTTCGTGGCATCGTCGAAAGCATCACGCACACGCAACTGTCCACGTTCTTCGAGGAGAATCCGGACACGGCACAGGCCATCGTCATGAAGGCCGTCGAAGCCGCGAAAGCCCGGATGGCCGCCAAAAAGGCAGAGGAACTCACCCGCCGCAAGAACGCACTCGGCTCAGGGTCGCTGCCAGGCAAACTCGCTGACTGCCAGACACGCGACCCAAAGAAGTCAGAGCTGTTCGTGGTGGAGGGTGACTCCGCCGGTGGCTCTGCAAAGCAGGGACGCAACCCCGAGTTCCAGGCCATCCTCCCCCTCCGTGGGAAGATTATCAACGTCGAGAAACACCGCTTAGACCGCATCCTTGAGAACAACGAGATTCGCGCGCTGATTACCGCCATCGGGACGGGAATCGGTGACGAGTTCGACATCGAGGACGCACGCTACCACAAAATCGTCATGATGACGGACGCAGACGTGGACGGCGCGCACATTCGGACGCTCTTGCTCACCTTCCTCTACCGACACATGCGACCGTTGCTCGAAGCAGGCTATGTGTACGCCGCCCAGCCGCCACTCTATCGCATCCGGTATAAGGGCGAGACGTACGACGTGATGACTGAAGCAGAACGCGAGAAGGTCGTAGAAGAGAAATGCAACGGGAAAGCCGAGAACGTCCAGCGGTTCAAGGGCCTCGGTGAGATGAACCCCGAACAGCTCTGGCAGACGACGATGAACCCGGAGAACCGCATCTTAAAACGCATCACCATTGAAGACGCTGCCGCCGCAGACCGGATGTTCTCCGTGCTGATGGGCGACTCCGTCGGGCCGCGAAAGAAGTTCATCCAAGACCACGCGAAGAACGCCGAATGGGTTGATATCTAA